Proteins co-encoded in one Papaver somniferum cultivar HN1 chromosome 5, ASM357369v1, whole genome shotgun sequence genomic window:
- the LOC113281103 gene encoding uncharacterized protein LOC113281103, giving the protein MRYNIGSRRRRLCEHGFLLVCGIITGFGLLVLTLRSIDQPPPFSTSLTFPNELNSDEQVEQNKYNQESDGESGKCATVEEMGESFAGDGHEKESLRVRQMIQYHFLLNGPTRVRELPPEEFCKQGFVLGKASEAGFGNEMYKILTGAALSIMLNRSLIIGQTRGNFPFGEHISYSDVSFTLKEVKHLWRQNNCTTKHGKLLIRTDDFEKPAETNVLCSNWRDWKHPIIWFQGTTDAVGAQFFLKNIHPQMRNAAVELFGQPGYLRSRPNVFGELMRVIISPTKNVEEAVNWVLGGGPDPDIVLHMRMLSNRSVRALQAALSCIQKAVRSYESKVGRPRIVLVSDTPSLIKDITPMLREFAEVLHFDYESFKGDISNKNGGHQLEFRVKDWGPAPRWVAFVDFFLASRAKHAVISGAHRRVGTTYAQLIAGLAAAQQLDENSSSNSSFSFLSSFQSSLLSEGLRNQVGWGHVWNRFAGPLSCRHQPGQCASTPLLPPGWWDGDLQSPLLRDIRKLESFGVQLTSLGEVNETHLHSFCKLKKDVLKTLPVFRKCQGTGC; this is encoded by the exons atgaGGTATAACATAGGATCTAGGAGGAGAAGACTGTGTGAACATGGGTTTCTTTTAGTCTGTGGAATCATTACTGGGTTTGGATTATTGGTTTTAACTTTAAGGTCTATTGATCAACCTCCTCCTTTTTCTACTTCACTTACATTTCCTAATGAGCTTAATAGTGATGAGCAAGTGGAGCAGAATAAATATAATCAAGAATCGGATGGTGAATCGGGTAAGTGCGCGACGGTCGAAGAGATGGGAGAGAGTTTTGCTGGCGATGGACATGAAAAAGAAAGCCTTAGAGTGAGACAAATGATTCAATATCATTTTTTATTAAACG GGCCTACAAGAGTACGTGAGCTTCCTCCGGAGGAATTCTGTAAGCAAGGATTTGTTCTGGGAAAAGCATCAGAAGCAGGATTTGGAAATGAAATGTACAAGATATTAACAGGGGCAGCGTTGAGTATCATGTTGAACCGGTCATTGATTATCGGGCAAACCAG GGGCAACTTTCCATTTGGAGAGCACATATCTTATTCCGACGTCTCATTTACTTTAAAAGAAGTAAAACATCTCTGGAGACAGAATAATTGCACGACTAAGCATGGAAAACTCCTCATCAGAACTGATGATTTTGAGAAACCTGCAGAAACGAATGTTCTGTGCAGCAATTGGAGGGACTGGAAGCATCCAATCATCTG GTTTCAAGGTACAACTGATGCAGTGGGTGCTCAGTTTTTCTTAAAGAACATACACCCTCAGATGCGGAATGCAGCTGTTGAATTATTTGGGCAGCCGGGATATCTTCGATCCAGGCCAAATGTATTTGGAGAGTTGATGAGAGTTATCATTTCTCCTACCAAAAATGTTGAGGAAGCAGTGAACTGGGTTCTTGGTGGTGGTCCGGATCCTGATATTGTTTTGCACATGCGCATGCTTTCAAATAG GTCAGTGAGAGCACTTCAAGCAGCACTGAGCTGCATACAGAAAGCTGTCCGCAGTTATGAGTCCAAGGTGGGAAGACCCCGTATCGTTTTGGTTTCAGATACACCATCTCTAATTAAAGATATTACACCCATGCTTCGGGAGTTTGCAGAG GTTCTTCATTTTGATTATGAATCATTCAAAGGGGATATCTCTAACAAAAATGGAGGCCATCAATTAGAATTCAGAGTGAAGGATTGGGGTCCGGCACCTAGGTGGGTTGCCTTTGTGGACTTCTTTCTAGCCTCCCGTGCAAAACATGCTGTTATTTCGGGTGCCCATAGGCGGGTTGGGACCACCTATGCTCAACTAATTGCAGGGTTGGCAGCGGCACAACAGCTTG ATGAAAACTCTTCTAGCAATTCAAGCTTTTCTTTCTTAAGCAGCTTCCAAAGTAGTTTGTTGTCGGAAGGGTTGAGGAATCAGGTAGGGTGGGGACATGTCTGGAATCGATTTGCAGGTCCATTAAGTTGCCGTCATCAGCCTGGCCAGTGTGCATCTACTCCACTTTTACCCCCGGGATGGTGGGATGGGGATCTGCAATCACCGCTTTTACGAGATATCCGTAAGTTGGAATCATTTGGGGTCCAACTGACAAGTCTCGGTGAAGTTAACGAGACCCATCTTCATTCTTTCTGTAAATTGAAGAAAGATGTTCTGAAAACACTTCCAGTCTTTCGCAAATGTCAAGGCACTGGCTGTTGA